A single window of Rana temporaria chromosome 1, aRanTem1.1, whole genome shotgun sequence DNA harbors:
- the LOC120944307 gene encoding protein ALP1-like, translated as MNDDEMACMMAAVTATSYMLYQGQRRRKRARRYWIHPVIAGREETGQFWVLYKDLREHEEKFLDYTRMSMKSFDELLELLSGRLQRMDTYFRNSIPPVERLIITLRYLSTGQSLGSLHYAFRIGKSTASYIIRDTCSAIWEVLQEVVFKKPTAQEWAQIAEVFWQRCNFPNCVGAIDGKHIRIVKPMRSGSEFFNYKKYFSFVLMAVADANYCFTYIDIGSYGSSADSTIFGNSNFGQMLRSDDLDLPQCRPLPGTNGPPLPSVFVGDEAFSLGTNLLRPYSGHSLTEERRVFNYRLTRARRVVECTFGILANKWRLLHTPIVLNMQNAVTAVKAACALHNFVRQRDGFDFEEPVTETLERAQWTGVRGNRQGSHDQYAAYFMSPEGQVPWQLDSI; from the exons ATGAACGACGATGAGatggcatgtatgatggcagcaGTCACTGCCACCTCGTATATGCTATACCAGGgacagaggagaaggaagagggcacgGAGATATTGGATCCACCCTGTTATTGCCGGTCGGGAAGAAACAGGACAGTTTTGGGTCCTTTATAAAGATCTCCGAGAGCACGAGGAGAAATTCCTGGACTACACCAGAATGTCTATGAAAAG tTTTGATGAGTTGCTAGAACTGCTCAGCGGTAGATTACAGAGGATGGACACCTATTTCCGCAATTCCATACCCCCTGTGGAGCGACTTATCATCACACTGAG atATTTATCAACTGGACAGTCTCTTGGAAGTCTACATTATGCCTTCCGTATAGGCAAGTCGACAGCGAGTTATATTATACGTGACACCTGCTCTGCTATATGGGAGGTTCTCCAGGAGGTAGTGTTCAAGAAACCTACTGCACAGGAATGGGCACAGATTGCGGAGGTATTCTGGCAACGCTGCAACTTTCCTAATTGTgtcggagcaatagatgggaagcacatTAGGATTGTGAAGCCCATGAGAAGTGGAAGTGAATTCTTCAATTACAAGAAATATTTCTCTTTTGTATTGATGGCTGTAGCAGATGCAAACTACTGTTTTACTTACATAGACATTGGGTCATATGGGAGCAGCGCGGACTCAACCATCTTTGGAAACTCGAACTTTGGTCAAATGCTGCGATCAGATGATCTTGACCTACCACAATGCCGTCCTCTCCCAGGCACAAATGGCCCTCCACTACCAAGTGTTTTTGTGGGTGATGAGGCCTTTTCTTTGGGGACAAACCTCCTGCGGCCTTATTCGGGGCATAGTTTGACAGAGGAGAGAAGGGTATTCAACTACCGCCTAACCCGGGCACGGCGAGTAGTTGAATGCACTTTTGGAATACTTGCCAATAAGTGGCGGCTTCTGCACACTCCCATAGTGTTAAACATGCAGAATGCCGTCACGGCTGTCAAAGCTGCGTGCGCCTTGCACAATTTTGTGAGGCAGCGCGATGGCTTCGATTTCGAAGAACCGGTTACTGAGACTCTGGAAAGAGCTCAGTGGACTGGTGTCCGTGGGAACAGGCAGGGCTCCCATGATCAGTATGCCGCATATTTTATGTCTCCTGAAGGACAGGTGCCATGGCAGCTGGATTCcatttaa
- the LOC120924561 gene encoding proline-rich protein 36-like, translated as MRLVTSNRSGSAACHIKEYIHAKELEFLRPSLSLARTENSWEEAAPTAPVAMDNSSRNSCDETLEGLEPESQLASSSQSTPATPLGELQTTPRPVPRVAARGTKRKAPESDPNVTMMLQIMSEMKDRMGTNTNTPSYGNKSAQCLAELMDRVPKSLQADMLAGTIRYINTFIPPEEPYLSPEPPPPYGPYANQHPQHLSAPTLRHFTAPPFHSHLPQHAPPYPTQTPTLSTHPQLPTPPSAYTSSTLPDPPYLHTHTSTMSPYRRPQTTPSAYHPTTSQTFHLPPQPPTYPSRTTYPSDYTHLPTLPPYNPQPTPTPPQPPATPPSRWPHGTTSRSDWSSFGKAIDAGISVDDPGESPSFQKL; from the exons ATGAGACTGGTAACAAGTAACAGGAGTGGATCGGCGGCATGTCACATCAAAGAATACATTCATGCTAAGGAATTGGAATTCTTGAGACCTTCATTGAGTTTGGCGAG GACTGAAAACAGCTGGGAGGAAGCTGCTCCGACCGCCCCTGTCGCGATGGATAACAGCAGCCGAAATTCGTGTGATGAGACACTGGAGGGTCTGGAGCCGGAAAGCCAGTTGGCCAGTTCATCTCAATCTACGCCGGCAACACCTCTGGGAGAGCTGCAGACAACGCCAAGGCCGGTGCCGCGTGTAGCTGCGAGGGGGACCAAAAGAAAAGCTCCGGAATCAGACCCCAATGTGACAATGATGCTACAGATCATGTCAGAAATGAAGGACAGAATGGGTACTAATACTAATACCCCTTCATACGGAAACAAGTCGGCCCAATGTTTGGCGGAGTTAATGGACAGGGTTCCCAAAAGCCTACAAGCCGATATGCTGGCAGGTACCATACGGTACATCAACACATTTATTCCACCTGAAGAACCCTACCTATCCCCAGAACCACCACCACCGTATGGCCCCTATGCTAACCAACACCCGCAACATCTGTCAGCACCAACACTTCGTCACTTCACAGCACCACCTTTTCACAGCCACCTACCTCAACACGCACCACCTTACCCGACTCAGACGCCCACACTTTCTACCCACCCTCAACTACCAACACCACCTTCTGCATACACTTCCTCAACACTCCCTGATCCGCCTTACCTGCATACGCACACTTCGACAATGTCACCTTACAGACGCCCACAGACGACACCTTCTGCCTACCATCCCACGACTTCACAAACATTTCATCTACCTCCACAACCTCCTACTTACCCTTCTCGCACGACATACCCTTCCGATTACACACACCTGCCTACACTCCCACCTTACAATCCTCAACCTACACCaacaccaccacaaccaccagcaaCACCACCATCACGTTGGCCGCATGGTACAACATCTAGATCTGATTGGTCTAGTTTTGGCAAAGCCATAGACGCTGGCATATCGGTGGATGACCCAGGGGAATCCCCAAGTTTCCAAAAACTGTAA